Proteins encoded within one genomic window of Ovis aries strain OAR_USU_Benz2616 breed Rambouillet chromosome 1, ARS-UI_Ramb_v3.0, whole genome shotgun sequence:
- the IFI44L gene encoding interferon-induced protein 44-like gives MAVTTTLTWNEERSFQKLLGNVSLRLLYKSSVHGENTVEMQNRCRCQGPIVTVIYHSHNIFGIFMLGHSSEKSKSFIEPNESFFFSLQKNETMEMKTVVLNSTVTISYNTSEFNISSYDKQYLVLNFHRKRICIARVLEQELRVKCNPMFPRLECEVFRVEGIKDEAGYINRITRATQHRNSLLADVRAYSPYADLVSEIRILLLGPAGSGKSSFFNSVKSIFQGHLTRQAIVGSDVTSITEQYRIYSIKDGKDGQSLPFMLCDSMGLDEEEGVGLCVDDIPHILKGCVPDRYKFSPQKPITPKHPTFITSPSLKDRIHCVAYVFDINSTDNLSPKMMAKLKQIKKEVINCGVAQVALLTKVNNCNEVLQDNFLKMNKAMISQSQIQNVNKILGIPLSRILVVENYASGREMDPLKDILILSALKQMFRAVDDFLEDLLLE, from the exons ATGGCAGTGACAACCACATTGACATGGAATGAGGAAAGAAGTTTTCAAAAGCTGCTTGGAAATGTTTCTCTGAGACTTCTTTATAAGTCTAGTGTCCATGGAGAAAACACTGTAGAAATGCAGAATAGGTGCCGTTGTCAAGGACCCATTGTAACAGTGATTTATCATTCCCACAATATTTTTGGTATCTTTATGCTTGGGCATAGTTCTGAAAAGTCCAAAAGTTTTATAGAGCCAAATGAGTCcttctttttttcacttcaaaagaatgaaacaatggaaatgaaaactgtAGTTTTAAATTCAACAGTGACAATTTCTTATAATACCTCGGAATTCAATATCTCTAGTTATGACAAACAATATTTAGTTCTAAATTTCCACAGAAAACGCATTTGTATAGCTAGAGTTTTAGAGCAAGAGTTAAGAGTAAAATGTAACCCAATGTTCCCACGTTTAGAATGTGAAGTTTTTCGAGTTGAAG gaattaAGGATGAGGCAGGCTACATAAACAGGATAACAAGAGCCACACA GCACAGAAATAGTCTCCTAGCAGATGTCAGAGCCTACAGTCCCTATGCAGACTTGGTTTCAGAAATCCGTATTCTCTTGCTGGGTCCGGCTGGGTCTGGAAAGTCCAGTTTTTTCAATTCAGTGAAGTCCATTTTCCAAGGCCATTTGACTCGCCAAGCCATAGTGGGATCTGATGTCACCAGCATTACTGAACAG TATAGGATATATTCTATTAAAGATGGAAAAGATGGCCAGTCTCTGCCATTTATGTTGTGTGACTCCATGGGGCTGGATGAGGAAGAGGGAGTAGGGTTATGTGTGGATGACATACCCCACATCTTAAAAGGCTGTGTGCCAGACAGATATAAG TTTAGTCCCCAAAAACCAATTACACCCAAGCATCCTACTTTCATCACCTCTCCATCACTGAAAGACAGGATTCACTGTGTGGCTTATGTCTTTGATATCAACTCTACGGACAATCTCTCCCCTAAAATGATGGCGAAGctcaaacaaattaaaaaagaagtaataaaCTGTG GTGTAGCACAAGTAGCATTACTTACTAAAGTGAATAATTGCAATGAAGTTCTTCAAGACAACTTCTTAAAGATGAATAAGGCTATGATTTCTCAAAGCCAG ATACAGAATGTCAACAAGATACTAGGCATTCCTCTTTCTAGAATATTGGTGGTTGAAAATTATGCTTCAGGGAGGGAGATGGACCCTTTAAAGGACATTCTGATCCTTTCTGCACTGAAGCAGATGTTCCGAGCTGTGGATGACTTCTTAGAGGATTTGCTTCTTGAGTAA